Part of the Ornithodoros turicata isolate Travis chromosome 6, ASM3712646v1, whole genome shotgun sequence genome, ttacgtgttagcgccgcgaagcaactgtggctatgagcgtcgtacagacgtggacagatggagagaggacagcaggaatgagtgggtGACATGGGTGAAACAAACAATGGTATGATTGAAGGAATGAGTATAGCTTCTCTTGTCAACTTAATCGTAAAGATCAGCATAGCAAAGCCGATGTCGGATATTTCTTTTATAAGGAAGTTCCAATATATACACTTCCCTATACAAACTTTCATTCTCCCAACTGCTCTATGTCCTCCTTCAATGACGACGCCCAAAGAAAGATTCATGTATGACAGTCTATTAAAACTCAACAGTCATATCAATTGCAGCGGACCACCAAACGATTTTGATTTGATTATCGAATATGCACCATACAAATCCCACGACAAAAGTACAcagtataataataaaaaataaaaaaaagaaacgaaagagtTTGTCTCTGTGAAGAGCGATCTACTGCACCAAGAATGGTCAGCGAAGATATGTCATTGAATTCGTAAGACTAATGAACAGGAAAAATTTGGGGCGCCGACGCGAAATATTTCCCACGTGTGGAATACCACGAGAATTTCACCAGTTTCAGATGTATGCGAGGGGTTTGCGAGAAAATATCTGCACTCTTTTCATTGTAGATTGTACATTAGCAATCTGAAAGGTCCAGGAATTCGATGCAAATCAAGTGATAGTTGTGCTACATCGCTGATTTCTCACAACCAAGTGACCATAAAAGCTCACTCTTTGCGCATGGGGAACCGATTTTCCTAgctattatttcattccccacatcaccaccagcagctatagtggggtagagtaccgcaccctggcgatgaaactccccattcatcctCTCAAAATGAAGTTTTTCCTACGCTAATATGATTTCCTACTACATTTCCAACAAGCCAAGAAACATCATATCATGAAAccctgcatgaaagcttgtcgCGTAAAAGCATAGTTTTGTCATTGACTCACAAAGTCAGCTTGTAAAACATACCCAGAAGTCTTTTCTCAAACAGTATTTGAATGCAACAACAATATGTCGAAAACTCCACACTCAGTAAATAGttgtttctgttttcgttttttctagAAAGCGGATGATTATTATGGATGAAGCCACATATCACTGGTCGTGACTCACATCCCCatcttttgttttttgttttttttttctttatcacatcaccatcacttgATCGAAGTGAATACGATCAATTTGTGAATACATTTACATAGTCTGTGTGAGGGAGGCCTTTTCAGCTGGCGGGCCGTCCTGTTGTCGACAATATGACACAAAGGCTGCGACAAGCCTCAGCTTCGTTTTGTCACAGAAAGAAAGTTGGAAGATTTTAACTGATTAAAACAATATTTACAGCAATGGCAGGGGTCAGGAGTTACAGAACTTGAAATCCATTCACTCATTCCTACACATTCTGGGTTCTCATTGACGTGGGGGCATTTAAGGAAAAGATGAAAAGTTTCGATCAGTATGCACACTGCACGATCGTTTCAATGTTCGAGTATATGACAGAAAGCCTTTTTCAATAACACGGGTACGCAGAGTATAGAGACTGCGAAAACGCAGCTCTTCTTGCCAACAGCTTTTCCTGTCCCGTCAATTCTGAAGAACCTTAGTGCCCTCGCAATAAGTGATTCGACAATaaacaaatacaaaaaaaaaaagactgcttTTCCACCTAGTTCGCCTGGCTCACTtaaaattttcttctttatatatttatttgtgtatgtcATTCTGGTATGTATATACATAAaatcatcccaagcagcacaatgtactgaaagtcgagtgcaataggggtggacggtatgtgtcttatcaatgttctttagtttttattattttttttgttgtttattTGTCATCACTAGGAAACATTGCATGagcgtgttcaaggccttccacctacccgtccacccatattgcacttgactttcagtacattgtgctgcttgggatggatGTGTATGTCTATAGTatctgtgattttttttttgttataatttGAATTCGTTGTAATTTGATCACCGCTTACTGTAATAGGTCCAGGCGCCTCGTCAGGTTCACCCTTTCGCGCCTGGGCCCCCctcatttcgttttttttttatatatatattccgtgttatcgccgcgaagcaactttggCTATGAGCAACGTACAAATGtttacagatggagagaggacagcaggaaggagtgagggacaggggggattagtatgcatcctgaatcaacttcagagggaactgtgccgacgctTGTCGGGCAAGTCCTCGGAAACCCCATGGAAAACATCAGACAGTACAACCGgtatggtaggattcgaacccacaaccgccaagtcttcagcacaaccttggctaccaccgacGAGCGGGAAGCCTTAAcacgctcggccatgccgttgGTCAGTGTAtacgaaatgaaataaatacaaatacaaatggTCGCGTCCTATCTAGAAAGAACACCCCTGGCGCTGTAGAAGTTCTGCTGAATGCTTAGCAAAACAGATTACTGATACAGCGTGATATCTACATTTGTGTGGCGCATTATTTGTTTTCGTATTTAAGATTAGAGACCCGGATTATAAGAGGAAAAAAGGTTTACGCCACATGCCGCTTCTGCGTCGTCTGCAAGCGCTCTCTCTTTCCAGAACCATCCCAAAGTCTCGCGGTGCGCATAGCACCACGTGATCCGCTTTCGTCCAATGAGCGCGTGAGTTTCGCTTTCCTCGCTCGATTGTTCTCGGCGTTTCTCGGCTCAGCAGAAGCGGGTATAAAAGTGTATCATCTCACTGTGAGCGGCAGATCGAACAGAGTACTGATCTGTTACTCACGAGAGCAACTCTTACTCGCGAAGCCATGTCTGTTTATCCGCGCTTCCAAAACACGCTGAGCCACCCACTTGACATTGTGGAGAGGCTGTTCGACGACACTTTCATTCCCGGGATGCTAGACGGAAACTTGTTTTCTCCCCCGGTCTACCATCGTCGGTGCTTCACGACTCCGCGGAAGGCCGACACCACCAATCTCGGCAGGCCGTTGTCGAACGAAGTCTCCTGTACATCGGACAAGTTCGTCCTCAACCTCGATGTGAGGAATTACGCACCGGAAGACATCTCGGTGAAGAGGACGGAAAACGTACTCGAAATTCATGCCAAGCACGAAGAGAAGTCCGATGAACACGGCTACGTTCTTCGAGAGTTCACGCGGCGATATACTCTTCCGGAAGATGTGGACCCTGAGACGGTGACGTGCAACATGTCTGCCAGGGGAATTCTCACACTTCAAGCGCCTAGGAAGAAAGCCGTCAAAGAAGAGAAGAGTGTTCCCATTGCTGTGGAACACGTGAAGAAAGACGCCGTCTCAAAGAAGTAATTATGAACAGAACTGGACTGTGAATAAGCAGGTGCGTGATTGTAATTGTGTGATTGTAAAAAGCGAGGTAAATGTAATTTTGTGAGTGGATAAGAGAGTCGCGTAAATGTAATCTGCGTAAATAAAACGCTTAGCGTCTCCGATTTCGTTTGACTTtttcgaagaagaagaacgaagtGTATATAAGTAGCCTGTACCACTCCCGAGCATGTAATGGCGAGTACACCACCATTTTAGGGAAAATTTAATGAATTGatttaattaaatttaaatAATTAAGTTAATTGTATTTGCATTGCATAAAATGGACCATTAACGGTGTGGCTGAATGAGTGAATGCATCCGCTCGTTGTTGGCATAGCCAAGGTCAGGCCGAAGACTGTGAGGTGACACGGGCTCGAAtgctgtcaccggctgtgctctttaaggttttccctgggtttccgacagactttccagacgaatgtcggcaccgtaccccctgaagtcgacccaggacgcatactaacctccctgccccccccctccttccatCCATCTGTCcatcctttctccatctgtccacaactgtacgtcgctcatagtcacagttgctccgcggtgCTAACGCATACGGAATTGTAGAAAAATCATTCAAATTCAAGGAAAGTGGGCCGATGCTATGTACATCAAACTGTCCGATTATGGCGCTATCTGTCAGCATGGAGATGAAGTTGAGGAGCAATCagattatacagggtgcttcacgtaagactgaccagaattttttataaaaaacctatgagagcagcatagatggtGTTTTTGcagctgcactcttagaaacgaacttcaccgcatagcacgctccttgccaaccataatctcgaatgatatcgttatctgccctgatttgctgaaaacgggaggcgtacttctttttgtgacacttatgctgttcataattgtcacaaaaaaggcgtacgcctcccgttttcaacaaatcagggcagataacgatatcattcgagattatggttggctaggagcgtgctatgtggtgaagttcatttttaagcatgtgagttctacggccatgcggacatcctctcgaagaaagtgtgcaactacgagATGAgtaattaactaaaattcattaattaactttttaattaggggatttcgggcaaaagcgagatggcacATTGAGGGACTATCCtggttgcaagccatttcacgtttaaaaaattctgaaacccgcacgtgcgttaaaatatccatccctgaatcttgatatgcaaataagccgaaaccgaaactgaaaccacgGCGACCGGCaacgcggggagtacagcgctcatttcacgtcagagggccacgtgattggAGCGGTGAAGataattggagtaggtgccactcatctggccagataaaccgttTTCCGGCCCAGCTAAACCTCCGTCGGCGTGGGTGATGCGCTTCTCAGGcgggctgtttcggtttcggttcatttgcatacaagaactcggggatggatattttagcgcCCGTGAGTGTTTCAGGAtattttaaacgtggaatggtgttcaacgagggtagtctctcaatctgctatctcgcttttgcccgaaattccttaattaaaattaattaaCAATAATCCATAATTAATGattttcaggtaattagtcatctggtagttacatactctcttccataggatgtccgcctggccgtagaactcaaatgcaaaaacaacatctatgctgctcccatatagcttttttataaaaattcaggtcagtcttacgtgacgcaccctgtatatggtgACATGGGCCGACGGCGACTGGATAAGCCTCAAAAGGAACACGAAATAGAATTTTGTTTCTGTGGCTCGTGCATGTGATTTTCTGCCTAGACCTGTAAAGTATTCTGCGTCCTATAATGCTGCTGTTTACACTCGTATGTATACTGCGGGTGCCACTGATGCATTCGGGTGCTATCTGGTTAtaatttttttctgtcgatcggACAAGCCCACTGCACTTAAAGTGGTAAATGGTCAAACATAAATGCCTCGCCATTTATAGTGACAAGCACTGCAGCACATCAAGTATCCATTAACGTCAAGTGTGTTGTTGATCATCAAATAATATTTACGTCGGCCACGCGTAAAAATTACTAGGAAATAGTGCACGtcatacgggggggggggggcagatatatttattagaacacagaaaaaaaaggggaggaaaggttagccaaacggcatgtcggcttgctattccgaaaagaaaaaaaaaacaaagtaagaaaagaacaaaagaaaatgaataaaagtaaaataaaaagaaaagaaaagaacccagaaataaaggataaactaacaaaaggtgaaagcaagattagatagattaaagacaaaggtgaatttaaaaaaataatgaggGTAATGCGTATGAGGGTGAGAGGTGAAAGTAGGGCACTGGAGAATGAGATGGCACGACTTCAGTTCACAGGCTGCTGATGAGACCTATGTCGTTGAGGAACGTCAAAAATGcgttggtcacagaccgctgtgttggatgtcgtactgggccgagcagggtggccagagaaaagtctgcGCACCGCAGCTCaagtaggcgtcgtctgagcgatggctcgaggggtgtcgaatctgtgacagtcgaggagaagatgtggagtatcagcttcaacagcgcaagtggggcctttgggcgagtggagaagacccattttataGGGAAGCAGAGGTGTCCAGGCGACATTAAGTCGTAGTCcgtgtagaatggacgcttttcgacgcgagcagtggtgtgtggcaacgaaatacATCGACGGGTCGGTggaccggagatggtcgtttAATACGACAGCGCCCTCTTTAAAAAACTGCCGCTGTGGCGGATTTGGCGTGTCCGTAATCGACAtgctgaggctgaaagtggtaatGGACAGTTATTGACGGGGACGTCCCCACGTGTCCGacatgctacactcttaaaaatgaacttcaccgcatagcacgctcctagccaaccaactactcgaatgatatcgctgtgtgccctgatttgttcaaaacggtaggcgtaggccttttttgtgacacttatgctgttcataattgtcacaaaaatggcgtacgcctcccgttttcagcaaatcagggcagataacgatatcattcgagatgatggttggctaggagcgtgctatgcggtgaagttcatttctaagagtgtaaggcGTCTGCGTGGTTTCTGTTCTGTTTTCCCCAATTCTACATTACTCAAACCTGCAACGCAGACCGCGGGAGAAGCCCAGCAGCAACAGCGAAAGACGCCTGTAGATCGTGCGCCGACGATTTATGCGGCCGCTCTTTCTAGCGTCAAACCCCGATAACCTGTGCCGAGAAGTGGCACCGCGAGAAAATTATAGAACGAAGAAAATTAGGCAGAAATCGCAGTGCAGATTGTAATTGAGATGCGATAGCATCGCTCATCGCGGACATTCTCCGACAATGGACAGTACAGGCCTATGAAGACTGAAGTAGCTGATGTACTTCGCCACCACATAGCTTGTCTATGCTCCAGACGAAGACAACATCTATAACACTTTCCGGACGGGTGGTGGTAACTTGTCGTCACTGACTAGTCGGAGCTTTGCTTCATGAAGTCCGCAAACCAATTGTTCTGGGGCTTCGTAATGTACGTATTGAAGTCTCCCATGACAATTAAGGGCATGTTATGTTCCTTCAAGTTTTTTACGATGCTGTTGCTTGCAGAGTAATTGAAGAGTTTGGCTAGAAAGAACTTCTTGACCTTGCCTTTAGGAGATCCCCGGGCGTAATGTATACCAGCACGATGAGGGTGAGGGGCGTCCATGTAGAGTCCACTAGACGAATAGGTGGGATAATTTCGCCAATCATAccggcggttaccgtggtacagagagcatcccaatgaaggctactgagggatgaTCGTGTGTTTTCTGCGGTGGGTAGTTCGCGACTACCCTATTCCCAGATCAGGAGGGACAGCAcaccctccctctcctgtaccaccaccacatttcccccctttttttttttttttcacccttcCCTCTACTCCCTTGCCTGgctgcaccgagccgccacccacgagcaggctgaccgcacctccCTCAAACATCATTCCCCCGTCTCTACAACGCATACGTCACCAACTTCGTCTGCGCAGCGGCCAGGGCGGGTGCTACCTTCTCTACTTTGAGTGTGACTATCTTGGTTGCTAAGATAGTTTCGTCATTTCTCGAGTAGGTGGCGGCACTGGCACTTCGTTGGTCTTCTCTCTTGGCAAGGGAAACGCATCACAATCACCTTCCAATGCCGCCGCATGTTGGTCCAAATTATCTTTGGACGCACATACTTTACAGGTCTATGTAGGAAATTACTTGCACGAGCCACGAGCTTCAAACGTGTCGCTCCTGACACCTGATAAGGCCGTGCAGAACCATCAAAGCTAGCGCTACACAACatgttttttgtttctcttcttttttttttcattataacACATGCAAGCCACTCCTGTGCTGATGAAGGTGCATCAGCTCCGGGAGACAAACAGCAATACGACAAGCGAGAGAGAGTTCAGTGCATTTCTAGAGGAGACGAAACTTTTATTTACACCTGTTATATGAATATTTACATCAATTTTTTACGCTCACAAAATTAGAATCACACACTCAGTACTTAGCACAGACTAGTCCTGTTCATAGTTACTTCTTTGTCACGGCGTCTTTCTTCGTGTGTTCCACGGAAATGGGGACATTCTTCTCTTCTTTGACGGCTTTCTTCCGCGGCGCTTGAAGTGTGAGAACTCCCCTGGCAGACATGTTGCACGTCACCGCCTCAGGGTCCACATCTTCCGGAAGAGTATATCGCCGCGTGAACTCTCGAAGAACGTACCCCTGATCGTCAGACTTCTCTTCGTGTTTGGCATGAATTTCGACTCTGTTTTCCGTCGTCTTCACAGAGATGTCTTCCGGTGCGGAGTTCCTCATGTCGAGGTTGAGGGCGAACTTGTCCGGTGTACAGGTGACTTCGCCGAGGCTTGTATCGCCGGCTCTACGTGGAGTCATAAAGTACCGACGATGGTAGACCGGGGGAGAAAACAGATCTCCGTCCCGAATCCCAGGCACGAAAGTGTCATCGAATAGCCCCTCTGCAATATCCAATGGACGGCAGAAGGAGCTTTTGATGAGCGGGTAAACGGACATTGCTTCACCAGTAAGAGAGTTTTTGCGCTCGTTTGCAGAACACAGAACTGTATGCACTCTGTTAAATCTGCCGCCCACAGTCTGCAGCGCAAGTTTTATACACGTTATCATCGAGCCGAGAAGCGCGGAGAACATTCTGTAGGAGAAAGCAAAACTCATGCGCTCATTGGAGGAACGTCGATCACGTGGGCGACGGTGCGCCGCGAGATACCCGGATGCTTCTCGAATTCAAGAGCGATTGTAGACGACGGGAGGGTGCCGTGACGGACAACCACCTGCCTTATCTCCTTTGTTAGAACTTTTGAAGTTGTATTCGTGTTAGCCTTTTTCGTGTGCGCACGCGAGGTAATTTAAATGCTAGCCGGCGGCTGGTGCGTTCTGCGCCAGTAGATGATCACAGCAGATGACActcactgtcgtctgctgttccCTGTCGTCGTTACCTGCCAGTTATTTCTATAACTAAATTCTTCGAAACTCGTACTTTCAACGTACTCTTTGAAAAATCACATTTTACATTAAATCCTCTACAGCCTAACCGAGTAAAAGTTTGATCATCGCACAGGTTGGTTAACCACTTGTGTAATCTCTGGGGGTTCATCGGTAAAAAGCGTTGTGCTCTTCCTTTTTCAGCCAGCCCGTTTTTACTGATACGTATAATTGATATAATACAATGGTGATATTTACTGACGTGTACATTTTATTGCATTCTACAGTTATACTCTCAAGTTTAGTTATCTCACGTGTATttattgtttattttattgtagtTCAGCTGTGTTTCTGTCACTCCTAATCTTTTTGCTCCTTCCATTTAGCAGCTCTAACAAGGGGCTGTCAGTCtgattaaataaataaaggaataaaaataaaaattgaattagTACACATTACCTTACATAATTAACTACCGCTTCGAGCTTTTCCTAATGCACTGTCACCGATACTTCCATCCCCTGCGCATGCTCAACCAACCCCTCTCCAATACCGAGAATCCGTTAAC contains:
- the LOC135398642 gene encoding alpha-crystallin B chain-like; protein product: MSVYPLIKSSFCRPLDIAEGLFDDTFVPGIRDGDLFSPPVYHRRYFMTPRRAGDTSLGEVTCTPDKFALNLDMRNSAPEDISVKTTENRVEIHAKHEEKSDDQGYVLREFTRRYTLPEDVDPEAVTCNMSARGVLTLQAPRKKAVKEEKNVPISVEHTKKDAVTKK
- the LOC135398641 gene encoding alpha-crystallin A chain-like, with amino-acid sequence MSVYPRFQNTLSHPLDIVERLFDDTFIPGMLDGNLFSPPVYHRRCFTTPRKADTTNLGRPLSNEVSCTSDKFVLNLDVRNYAPEDISVKRTENVLEIHAKHEEKSDEHGYVLREFTRRYTLPEDVDPETVTCNMSARGILTLQAPRKKAVKEEKSVPIAVEHVKKDAVSKNERTQKPVSTTHTSPTSSAQRPGRVLPSLL